In the Telopea speciosissima isolate NSW1024214 ecotype Mountain lineage chromosome 2, Tspe_v1, whole genome shotgun sequence genome, one interval contains:
- the LOC122650738 gene encoding uncharacterized protein LOC122650738: MPIMFGRTIKRPPWRQCKVGSRDDLQVGQALNNKVMELQEQDFNFTIDTAFTKEIRVERLPKGFKMPTIEQYGGTIDPEAHLESFKFVMLFRGASRRHHVPSIPLYLEGLAKSTEWFECLKPRSVSSFVQLGRAFIANFMSSRVDRKIMANLLAIRQRSNETLRAFLTRLNSEALKVWDLDPIVKFQALRSGIRDVELKKSMIMDEPADMHNLFSRCEKHINLVEVLAAKQEKEREPEKKN; the protein is encoded by the coding sequence ATGCCAATAATGTTTGGGAGAACGATAAAGAGGCCCCCCTGGAGACAATGTAAGGTGGGATCTCGGGATGACCTTCAGGTCGGCCAGGCATTGAACAACAAGGTGATGGAATTACAAGAGCAAGACTTCAACTTCACCATCGACACTGCCTTCACAAAGGAGATTAGGGTAGAACGCCTGCCCAAAGGCTTTAAGATGCCCACCATTGAGCAATATGGAGGTACAATAGATCCAGAGGCCCATCTGGAAAGTTTCAAGTTTGTAATGCTCTTCCGGGGAGCATCGAGGCGCCATCATGTGCCGAGCATTCCCCTTTACCTTGAAGGGCTCGCCAAGAGCACTGAGTGGTTCGAGTGTCTCAAGCCGCGATCAGTCTCTAGTTTCGTGCAACTTGGACGAGCCTTTATAGCCAACTTCATGAGCAGCAGAGTCGACAGGAAGATAATGGCCAATCTGTTGGCCATCAGACAACGTTCCAATGAGACTCTAAGAGCCTTTCTCACAAGGTTGAACAGCGAGGCATTAAAAGTCTGGGACTTGGACCCTATTGTGAAATTCCAAGCCCTACGCAGTGGCATCAGGGATGTAGAATTGAAGAAGTCCATGATCATGGATGAGCCTGCCGATATGCACAATCTTTTCTCGCGCTGCGAAAAGCACATCAATCTTGTAGAGGTTCTTGCAGCCAagcaagagaaggaaagagagccagaaaagaaaaattag